A window of Ruania suaedae contains these coding sequences:
- a CDS encoding HAD family hydrolase — protein sequence MTSPLPAGVLFDMDGTLVDTEPHWQSAQEALAASAGTTWSQEDFEASIGRPMERWATILSERGVAGSIEEIIARAVAHVSERMRADMPWLPGARELLAGLADAGVPCALVTNNAGVNAELLLAAAPRGALRLAVSADDVTSPKPDPEPYLSAATRLGIDPARSLAFEDSAAGAISAHGAGLEVWFLTSHTPDPGVPAQLLSSLAEIGVAEVQAALRAGTAARA from the coding sequence GTGACCTCTCCCCTCCCCGCCGGCGTCCTGTTCGACATGGACGGCACGCTCGTCGACACCGAACCCCACTGGCAGTCCGCCCAGGAGGCGCTGGCCGCGAGCGCCGGCACCACCTGGTCACAGGAGGACTTCGAGGCCTCGATCGGCCGGCCGATGGAACGCTGGGCCACGATCCTCAGCGAGCGCGGCGTGGCCGGGAGCATCGAGGAGATCATCGCCCGGGCGGTGGCCCACGTCAGCGAGCGGATGCGCGCCGACATGCCGTGGTTGCCGGGCGCGCGGGAGCTGCTCGCCGGCCTTGCCGACGCCGGGGTCCCCTGTGCCCTGGTCACCAACAACGCCGGCGTCAATGCCGAGCTGCTGCTCGCGGCCGCCCCCCGCGGCGCCTTGCGCCTGGCGGTCAGCGCCGACGACGTCACCTCACCCAAACCCGATCCCGAGCCCTACCTGAGCGCCGCGACCCGCCTGGGGATCGACCCTGCCCGCAGCCTCGCCTTCGAGGACTCCGCCGCCGGAGCGATCAGCGCTCATGGTGCCGGCCTGGAGGTGTGGTTCCTCACCAGCCACACCCCTGATCCCGGGGTCCCAGCCCAGTTGTTGTCCTCGCTGGCGGAGATCGGCGTGGCCGAGGTGCAGGCTGCCCTGCGGGCGGGGACGGCAGCGAGAGCCTGA
- a CDS encoding error-prone DNA polymerase: MFARPPGGPPAYAELHAHSAFSFLDGASQPEELVAEAARLGLSALAITDHNGLYGVVRFSEAARAANLPALYGAELSLDAPVRPTGMPDPDGTHLLVLARGTEGYRRLSRAIATAHLASGAKGEARYVLPELADLAGGNWLILTGCRKGAVRRALEPEPGRFDLDAARRELDVLTDYFSGENVAVEVTDTGTPLDSVRGDALAELADRSGLPLVATGGVHCATPADQRLAHVLAAVRARSSLDEIDGYLPAAGPHLRSATEMLARHHRHPHAVATAAALAAECTFDLRLVAPNLPPCPVPEGHTEASWLRELTHRGARERYGPPEAPRHPQAYPQLTHELDVITALDFPGYFLIVHEIVDFCRREGILCQGRGSAANSAVCFALGITAVDAVVHELLFERFLSPGRTGPPDIDLDIESGRREEVIQHVYATYGRTHAAQVANVISYRPRSAVRDAARAFGYETGQQDAWSKSIERWGSLRGSDPRTQATNDLDGIPDQVLDTAEQMLRLPRHLGIHSGGMVLCDRPVIDVCPVEWATMPGRTVLQWDKDDCADAGLVKFDLLGLGMLTALRLAFTTITEIEGIELGLHSLPQEDPAVYELLCAADTVGIFQVESRAQMATLPRLRPRTFYDIVVEVALIRPGPIQGDAVHPYIERRNGREEVTYLHPLLEPALRKTLGVPLFQEQLMQIAIDVASFTPDEADQLRRAMGSKRSMERMEALHQRLLDGMAANGVSRPVAEQIYDKLKAFADFGFPESHAFSFAYLVYASAWLKVHHPEAFYAGLLAAQPMGFYSPQSLVADARRRGVQVERASVVRSQVQAGVERVSEVHDGEALATPLAVRLGLAPVRGVGEETAERIVAARAGRPFDDVADLARRVRLSTAQLEALATAGALVDLGHERRQGLWVAGALAGESGRSHGRWVQEPLPLTAVGLDVPELPAMDEVTTAVADVWATGVSPSSFPTQFRRDDLDECGVLRVCDVPGAGGSRVLVAGVVTHRQRPGTAKGVTFLSLEDETGLLNVICSAGLWQRYRKVALGSAALVVRGVVEHADNVTNLMADRIEALSLRVPSRSRDFR, encoded by the coding sequence ATGTTCGCACGACCGCCGGGTGGGCCTCCTGCCTACGCCGAGCTGCACGCGCACTCCGCGTTCAGCTTCCTCGACGGTGCCAGTCAGCCGGAGGAGCTGGTGGCCGAGGCGGCCCGGCTCGGGCTCAGTGCGCTCGCGATCACCGATCACAACGGCCTGTACGGGGTGGTCCGCTTCTCCGAGGCGGCCCGCGCCGCGAACCTGCCGGCCCTCTACGGCGCCGAGCTGAGCCTGGACGCCCCCGTGCGCCCCACCGGAATGCCCGACCCGGACGGCACCCACCTGCTCGTCCTCGCTCGTGGCACCGAGGGCTACCGTCGGCTCTCCCGCGCCATCGCCACCGCGCACCTGGCCAGCGGCGCGAAGGGGGAGGCCCGGTACGTGCTCCCCGAGCTCGCCGACCTCGCCGGCGGCAACTGGCTGATCCTCACCGGGTGCCGCAAGGGCGCCGTGCGCCGCGCCCTGGAACCCGAACCCGGCCGGTTCGACCTCGACGCCGCCCGCCGCGAGCTCGACGTCCTCACCGACTACTTCAGCGGCGAGAACGTGGCGGTCGAGGTCACCGACACCGGTACCCCGCTGGACTCCGTGCGTGGGGATGCTCTCGCCGAGTTGGCTGACCGCAGCGGCCTGCCGCTGGTGGCCACCGGTGGGGTGCACTGCGCCACCCCGGCCGATCAGCGCCTGGCCCACGTGCTCGCCGCCGTCCGGGCCCGGTCGAGTCTGGACGAGATCGACGGCTACCTACCGGCCGCCGGGCCCCACCTGCGCAGCGCCACGGAGATGCTCGCCCGCCACCACCGTCATCCTCACGCCGTGGCCACCGCCGCCGCGCTGGCGGCCGAGTGCACCTTCGACCTGCGGCTGGTGGCCCCGAACCTGCCCCCGTGCCCCGTGCCCGAGGGACACACCGAGGCCTCCTGGTTGCGTGAGCTCACCCACCGCGGCGCGCGGGAGCGTTACGGCCCGCCCGAGGCGCCCCGTCACCCGCAGGCCTATCCCCAGCTCACGCACGAGCTGGACGTCATCACCGCACTGGACTTCCCCGGCTATTTCCTGATCGTGCACGAGATCGTCGACTTCTGCCGGCGCGAAGGGATCCTGTGCCAGGGGCGCGGCTCAGCCGCGAACTCCGCCGTCTGCTTCGCCCTCGGGATCACCGCCGTCGATGCGGTGGTGCACGAGCTGCTGTTCGAGCGGTTCCTCTCCCCGGGCCGCACCGGCCCCCCGGACATCGACCTGGACATCGAGTCCGGCCGGCGCGAGGAGGTCATCCAGCACGTCTACGCCACCTACGGGCGCACCCACGCCGCGCAGGTGGCGAACGTCATCTCCTACCGGCCCCGCTCCGCCGTGCGGGACGCCGCCCGCGCCTTCGGGTACGAGACCGGTCAGCAGGACGCCTGGTCGAAGTCCATCGAACGCTGGGGGTCCCTGCGCGGCAGTGATCCGCGCACCCAGGCCACCAACGACCTGGACGGCATCCCCGACCAGGTGCTCGACACCGCCGAGCAGATGCTGCGCCTGCCCCGCCACCTGGGCATCCACTCCGGTGGCATGGTGCTGTGCGACCGGCCGGTCATCGACGTCTGCCCGGTGGAGTGGGCCACCATGCCCGGGCGCACCGTGCTGCAGTGGGACAAGGACGACTGCGCCGACGCCGGGCTGGTGAAGTTCGACCTGCTCGGCCTCGGGATGCTCACCGCGCTGCGGCTGGCGTTCACCACGATCACCGAGATCGAGGGGATCGAGCTCGGCCTGCACAGTCTTCCGCAGGAGGACCCGGCGGTGTATGAGCTGCTGTGCGCCGCCGACACCGTCGGGATCTTCCAGGTGGAGTCCCGGGCCCAGATGGCGACCCTGCCTCGACTGCGCCCGCGCACCTTCTACGACATCGTCGTCGAGGTCGCCCTCATCCGGCCCGGCCCGATCCAGGGTGACGCCGTCCACCCCTACATCGAGCGACGTAACGGCCGCGAAGAGGTCACTTACCTGCATCCCCTGCTCGAGCCGGCGTTGCGCAAGACGCTCGGGGTGCCGCTCTTCCAGGAACAGCTCATGCAGATCGCCATCGACGTCGCCTCCTTCACCCCGGACGAGGCCGACCAGCTGCGCCGGGCGATGGGCTCCAAACGCTCCATGGAGCGGATGGAGGCGCTGCACCAGCGGCTCCTGGACGGGATGGCCGCCAACGGGGTCAGCCGCCCGGTCGCCGAGCAGATCTACGACAAGCTCAAGGCCTTCGCCGACTTCGGCTTCCCCGAGTCCCATGCGTTCTCCTTCGCCTACCTGGTCTATGCCAGCGCCTGGCTGAAGGTCCATCACCCCGAGGCCTTCTACGCCGGTCTGCTCGCCGCCCAGCCGATGGGCTTCTACTCCCCGCAGTCGCTCGTGGCCGACGCCCGCCGCCGCGGGGTGCAGGTGGAGCGGGCGAGCGTCGTGCGCTCGCAGGTGCAGGCCGGTGTGGAACGGGTGAGTGAAGTTCACGACGGTGAAGCCCTCGCCACGCCCCTCGCTGTGCGCCTCGGCCTGGCCCCGGTGCGAGGAGTGGGGGAGGAGACCGCGGAGCGGATCGTCGCCGCCCGCGCCGGCCGGCCCTTCGACGACGTCGCCGACCTGGCCCGCCGGGTGCGGTTGAGCACCGCTCAGCTCGAGGCGCTCGCCACGGCGGGGGCGCTGGTGGACCTGGGCCACGAGCGCCGTCAGGGGCTGTGGGTGGCGGGGGCGCTGGCCGGGGAGAGCGGTCGTTCCCACGGCCGGTGGGTGCAGGAACCGCTACCGCTGACCGCCGTCGGGCTCGACGTGCCCGAGCTGCCCGCCATGGACGAGGTGACCACCGCGGTGGCGGACGTGTGGGCCACCGGGGTCTCGCCGTCGTCGTTCCCCACGCAGTTCCGCCGGGACGACCTGGACGAGTGCGGGGTGCTGCGAGTGTGCGACGTGCCTGGAGCAGGGGGGAGCCGGGTGCTGGTGGCGGGGGTGGTGACCCACCGGCAACGGCCCGGGACGGCCAAGGGCGTCACCTTCCTCTCGCTGGAGGATGAGACCGGGCTGCTGAACGTGATCTGCTCGGCCGGGCTCTGGCAGCGTTACCGCAAGGTGGCCCTCGGCAGCGCAGCGCTGGTGGTGCGCGGGGTGGTCGAGCACGCCGACAACGTCACCAACCTCATGGCCGACCGGATCGAGGCGCTCAGTCTGCGGGTGCCCAGCCGGTCACGGGACTTCCGGTGA
- a CDS encoding AI-2E family transporter, translating to MKITTRRVARNRATALPRLARSPARGARLQPHRLPERHLRSETTGDGVPRWMVKAGGWSWRLLLVIAVVALLVWATAKIQLVFVAVFLALVFSAILRPFVNAMDRVMPRGLATALSMLGAVLVIGGMVTYVVRSVTGQWERLSEQFGAGIDELFNLAANLPFGISISAEQLREWSDAGLQWLQENQTELLDRAAQGAGSVVETFAILALATFCTVFFLARGNDMWRWFINQLPSRVREKWMVAGGVGWYTFSGYARGTVIIALADGVLALIVLLVAGVPLAAPLAVLVFIGAFIPLVGAPAAMIVAMIVALAVNGFWNAVIVGIAIALIGQFEGHILQPLVMGKQVSLHPVAVALAVTSGTLVAGILGAIIVIPIVAVIWAVYARLRTVDPPMEDMTEPDVLART from the coding sequence GTGAAGATCACCACCCGCCGCGTCGCGAGGAACAGAGCCACGGCCCTGCCCCGGCTCGCGCGGTCCCCGGCACGAGGTGCGCGGCTGCAGCCGCACCGGCTGCCCGAGCGGCACCTGCGTTCGGAGACCACCGGTGACGGCGTCCCTCGCTGGATGGTCAAGGCCGGCGGCTGGTCGTGGCGGCTGCTGCTGGTCATCGCCGTGGTGGCGCTGCTGGTCTGGGCGACGGCGAAGATCCAGCTCGTCTTCGTCGCGGTCTTCCTCGCGCTGGTCTTCTCGGCGATCCTTCGCCCGTTCGTCAATGCCATGGACCGGGTGATGCCGCGCGGGCTGGCCACCGCACTGTCGATGCTGGGTGCGGTGCTGGTGATCGGCGGGATGGTGACCTACGTGGTCCGCTCGGTGACCGGGCAGTGGGAACGCCTCTCCGAGCAGTTCGGCGCCGGTATCGACGAGCTGTTCAACCTGGCCGCCAACCTACCCTTCGGGATCTCGATCAGCGCCGAGCAGCTGCGGGAGTGGTCCGATGCCGGGCTGCAGTGGCTGCAGGAGAACCAGACCGAGCTGCTCGACCGCGCCGCTCAGGGCGCCGGATCCGTGGTCGAGACCTTCGCCATCCTCGCGCTGGCGACGTTCTGCACGGTGTTCTTCCTCGCCCGCGGCAACGACATGTGGCGGTGGTTCATCAACCAGCTGCCCTCGCGAGTGCGCGAGAAGTGGATGGTCGCCGGCGGCGTCGGCTGGTACACCTTCTCCGGCTATGCCCGTGGCACCGTCATCATCGCCCTGGCGGACGGGGTGCTCGCCCTGATCGTGCTGCTCGTCGCGGGAGTGCCGCTGGCCGCCCCGCTGGCGGTGCTGGTGTTCATCGGTGCGTTCATCCCGCTCGTGGGAGCGCCCGCGGCGATGATCGTGGCCATGATCGTGGCCCTGGCGGTGAACGGTTTCTGGAACGCCGTGATCGTCGGGATCGCCATCGCCCTGATCGGGCAGTTCGAAGGTCACATCCTGCAGCCGCTGGTGATGGGCAAGCAGGTCTCGCTGCACCCGGTGGCGGTCGCGCTGGCGGTCACCTCGGGCACACTGGTGGCGGGGATCCTCGGCGCGATCATCGTCATTCCGATCGTGGCCGTGATCTGGGCGGTCTACGCTCGCCTGCGCACGGTCGACCCGCCGATGGAGGACATGACCGAGCCGGACGTCCTGGCCCGCACGTGA
- a CDS encoding aminoglycoside phosphotransferase family protein codes for MSITLPASLTGGAGSTPVGREWVGRLPGLVQRAVGRWGLRLGEPYEVGTAAWTAPGTRADGTPVVLKITFPHDEARHEALALHLWRGLAAVELLDHHAGDWALLLRRAHPGTPMLADTSPAPVRLRAGLELLANLHTARIDAALPDQVQVSAAWARLATERAARWSALYAGADQAVHQGLDLLHAFATPGAMPAPRVVMHGDLNPGNILLDAPPGGTGHWLAIDPKPMVGDPAYDLWPLIAQLDQPFGYPDPADELRTRVRAAEAVLGIPARRIGEWALARTVESILWQWDTWPDPQRQRQARAGLGPLQLWASLLAGAGLGR; via the coding sequence GTGAGCATCACCCTGCCCGCCTCCCTCACCGGCGGGGCGGGCTCGACCCCCGTCGGCCGGGAGTGGGTGGGCCGCCTGCCGGGGCTCGTGCAGCGCGCCGTGGGCCGTTGGGGTCTGCGTCTGGGCGAACCCTACGAGGTCGGCACCGCCGCATGGACGGCACCGGGCACGCGGGCGGACGGCACCCCCGTGGTCCTCAAGATCACCTTCCCCCACGACGAGGCACGGCACGAGGCCCTCGCGCTACACCTGTGGCGCGGCCTGGCCGCGGTGGAGCTGCTCGACCACCATGCCGGTGACTGGGCACTGCTGCTGCGCCGTGCCCACCCCGGCACCCCGATGCTGGCCGACACCAGCCCCGCTCCGGTGCGTCTGCGGGCCGGGCTGGAGCTCCTGGCCAACCTCCACACCGCGAGGATCGACGCCGCGCTACCGGACCAGGTCCAGGTCAGTGCCGCATGGGCTCGCCTGGCAACCGAGCGCGCAGCACGCTGGTCGGCCCTGTACGCCGGGGCAGATCAGGCCGTCCACCAGGGGCTGGACCTGCTGCACGCCTTCGCCACGCCGGGGGCGATGCCGGCGCCGAGGGTGGTGATGCACGGCGATCTCAACCCCGGCAACATCCTGCTCGACGCCCCTCCGGGCGGCACCGGGCACTGGCTGGCGATCGACCCCAAGCCGATGGTCGGCGACCCTGCCTACGACCTGTGGCCCCTGATCGCTCAGCTCGACCAGCCCTTCGGCTACCCGGATCCGGCGGATGAGCTGCGCACCCGGGTCCGGGCGGCCGAGGCGGTCCTGGGCATCCCCGCCCGGCGGATCGGCGAGTGGGCCCTGGCGCGCACGGTCGAGTCGATCCTCTGGCAGTGGGACACCTGGCCCGACCCCCAGCGCCAGCGGCAGGCCCGCGCCGGGCTCGGGCCACTTCAGCTGTGGGCCTCCCTGCTGGCCGGCGCAGGGCTGGGCCGATGA
- a CDS encoding HAD hydrolase-like protein translates to MRLPSPVTAVLLDLDGTIVDSGPGIVITVSQTLAELGLPAMDPQRLELMVGPPLPWSLEHVAGVPAARVQEAVTVYRRHYADGAMLEAPLFPGVRALVTDLSASGIPLALATSKPERYARQILDHAGLTEHFTAVCGALEDGPSSVKSVVVERALAALRAQSADTSGVVHVGDRIHDVEGAAVHGVPCVVVTWGYGATDDLSAAAATVGEPEDLRRLLGVSAPVAR, encoded by the coding sequence GTGAGACTGCCTTCGCCCGTGACCGCGGTGCTGCTCGATCTGGACGGCACCATCGTCGACTCCGGGCCCGGCATCGTCATCACGGTCTCGCAGACCCTCGCCGAGCTCGGCCTCCCTGCCATGGACCCCCAGCGGCTGGAACTGATGGTCGGCCCGCCGCTGCCGTGGAGCCTGGAGCACGTGGCAGGTGTCCCGGCCGCCCGGGTCCAGGAGGCCGTCACCGTCTACCGCCGCCACTACGCCGACGGCGCCATGCTCGAGGCACCGCTCTTCCCGGGAGTGCGAGCCCTGGTCACCGACCTGAGCGCCTCCGGGATTCCACTCGCGCTCGCCACCTCCAAGCCGGAGCGCTACGCCCGGCAAATCCTCGACCATGCCGGACTCACCGAGCACTTCACCGCCGTCTGCGGCGCCCTGGAGGATGGGCCCTCGTCGGTGAAGTCCGTCGTCGTCGAGCGCGCGCTGGCCGCCCTGCGCGCGCAGTCGGCGGACACCTCCGGCGTCGTGCACGTGGGTGACCGCATCCACGACGTCGAGGGCGCCGCCGTGCACGGGGTGCCGTGCGTGGTCGTGACCTGGGGCTACGGCGCCACCGACGACCTCTCCGCCGCCGCGGCAACGGTGGGCGAACCCGAGGATCTGCGCCGCCTGCTGGGAGTGAGCGCACCGGTGGCACGGTGA
- a CDS encoding pentapeptide repeat-containing protein yields the protein MQPLTTLQADCSNCAGLCCVALGFRPSAEFAFEKEPGSPCRHLAEDFRCGIHTSLRARGMRGCTTFDCFGAGQATTARFAQAAAEGRTVGADWRTPAVAAEMFAAFAVMRRLHEAMWHLDHAASRDLDDELAARVGTVRGEVAARAAGAAEELREVDVEECWQRVAPVLAAVSAQVRAEVRESPADHRGRDLAGAELQGQDLRAANLRGAVLVGADLRGADLRSADLAGADLRGALLADADLYDVLFCTQAQLDAADGGPGTRVPAHLDVPGHWPAQIRPTQNRPAQIPPA from the coding sequence ATGCAGCCCCTGACCACGCTCCAGGCCGACTGCTCGAACTGCGCCGGCCTGTGTTGCGTGGCGCTGGGTTTTCGCCCCTCGGCGGAGTTCGCCTTCGAGAAGGAGCCGGGAAGTCCGTGCCGCCACCTCGCCGAGGACTTCCGGTGCGGGATCCACACGAGTCTGCGCGCTCGGGGGATGCGCGGCTGCACCACCTTCGACTGCTTCGGTGCCGGGCAAGCGACCACTGCCCGGTTCGCACAGGCTGCCGCCGAGGGGCGTACCGTCGGCGCCGACTGGCGCACACCTGCGGTCGCAGCGGAGATGTTCGCGGCGTTTGCGGTGATGCGCCGGCTGCATGAGGCGATGTGGCACCTGGACCACGCGGCCTCACGAGACCTCGACGACGAGCTTGCCGCGCGGGTGGGAACGGTGCGTGGGGAGGTGGCGGCGCGAGCTGCGGGCGCGGCCGAGGAGCTGCGGGAGGTGGACGTGGAGGAGTGCTGGCAGCGCGTGGCGCCGGTGCTCGCCGCCGTCAGCGCTCAGGTCCGGGCCGAGGTGCGCGAGTCACCGGCCGATCACCGCGGCCGGGATCTGGCGGGCGCCGAGCTGCAGGGTCAGGATCTGCGGGCTGCGAACCTGCGTGGTGCGGTGCTGGTGGGTGCAGATCTGCGCGGGGCTGATCTACGCTCGGCCGATCTCGCCGGTGCCGATCTGCGTGGGGCGCTGCTCGCGGATGCGGATCTGTACGACGTGCTCTTCTGCACGCAGGCGCAGCTGGATGCCGCCGACGGCGGGCCGGGCACCCGGGTGCCCGCGCACCTCGACGTGCCCGGGCACTGGCCCGCTCAGATCCGGCCTACTCAGAACCGGCCCGCTCAGATCCCGCCGGCGTAG
- a CDS encoding tRNA (cytidine(34)-2'-O)-methyltransferase, with protein sequence MFHIVFYEPRIPPNTGNAIRMTAATGTTLHLVEPLGFDLSDAKLRRAGLDYHDLARVHVHAGLDAALTYVRDQGTGRVYAFTGRTESSFAEVAYQPGDALLFGPEPDGLPEHVLADERMTALVRIPMRPGVRSLNLSNSAAIATFEAWRQHGYAGGI encoded by the coding sequence GTGTTCCACATCGTCTTCTACGAGCCCCGGATCCCGCCGAACACCGGCAACGCGATCCGCATGACGGCCGCCACCGGCACCACCCTGCACCTGGTGGAGCCCCTGGGCTTCGACCTCTCCGACGCCAAGCTGCGGCGCGCGGGTCTGGACTATCACGACCTGGCGCGCGTCCACGTGCACGCGGGCCTCGACGCAGCGCTGACCTACGTCCGAGACCAAGGCACCGGACGCGTCTACGCGTTCACGGGGCGCACCGAGTCCTCCTTCGCCGAGGTGGCCTATCAGCCCGGGGATGCTCTGCTGTTCGGCCCCGAACCCGACGGCCTACCCGAGCACGTCCTGGCGGACGAGCGGATGACGGCGCTGGTCCGGATCCCGATGCGCCCCGGGGTCCGCTCGCTCAACCTGTCCAACTCCGCCGCGATCGCCACCTTCGAGGCGTGGCGCCAGCACGGCTACGCCGGCGGGATCTGA
- a CDS encoding AAA family ATPase: MQLVNVAVQGFRSLEDVPSLCVESPTLLSGHNDAGKTALLDALRFLLNDLQLQDRDRTYCSAGAEDAEDAEDAEDPERPALDSFGNVRRVEVTAVTGTFELSVQEMTDLGMASPIMLRADVSQAVPPNHALREADRKVEPRPRGSTSQASRALRAPEWAR; the protein is encoded by the coding sequence ATGCAACTCGTCAACGTCGCCGTACAGGGCTTCCGTAGTCTCGAAGACGTGCCGTCGCTATGCGTGGAGTCGCCGACCCTCCTCTCTGGGCACAATGACGCCGGCAAGACCGCCCTACTGGACGCTCTCCGCTTTCTTCTTAACGATCTGCAACTCCAGGATCGAGACCGCACGTACTGTTCCGCTGGCGCCGAAGACGCCGAAGACGCCGAAGACGCCGAAGACCCCGAACGGCCAGCCCTTGACTCCTTCGGGAATGTCCGGCGCGTCGAGGTGACCGCTGTCACGGGCACCTTTGAACTGAGCGTCCAGGAGATGACCGATCTTGGTATGGCCAGCCCCATCATGTTGCGCGCAGATGTGAGCCAGGCGGTGCCCCCAAATCACGCACTGCGCGAAGCCGACAGAAAGGTCGAGCCGCGACCTCGCGGATCGACCAGTCAGGCGTCGCGCGCTCTCCGTGCGCCAGAGTGGGCCCGATGA